A window of the Synechococcus sp. LTW-R genome harbors these coding sequences:
- a CDS encoding response regulator transcription factor, translating to MKPCILLIEDDGDMRELVAGHLEHSGFDVQRAEDGIKGQALALQYTPDLVLLDLMLPKVDGLTLCQRLRRDERTSRIPVLMLTALGSTKDKVSGFNSGADDYLAKPFDLEELLVRIKALLRRSDRAPLSTKHNEILSYGCLTLVPERFEAIWFDEPVRLTHLEFELLHCLLQRHGQTVAPSLILKEVWGYEPDDDIETIRVHVRHLRTKLEPDPRKPRFIKTVYGAGYCLELPSGDNQEALAQLVQQARDNRRTAA from the coding sequence ATGAAGCCATGCATCCTGCTGATCGAAGACGACGGCGACATGCGCGAGCTTGTGGCCGGCCACCTGGAGCACAGCGGCTTCGACGTGCAACGGGCCGAGGACGGCATCAAAGGCCAGGCCCTGGCCCTGCAATACACCCCTGACCTGGTCCTGCTGGACCTCATGCTGCCCAAGGTGGATGGCCTCACCCTTTGCCAACGGCTGAGGCGTGATGAGCGCACCTCCCGCATCCCCGTCCTGATGCTGACGGCCCTGGGCAGCACCAAGGACAAGGTCAGCGGCTTCAACTCCGGTGCAGACGACTACCTTGCGAAGCCGTTCGACCTGGAAGAGCTCCTGGTGCGCATCAAGGCGCTCCTGCGCCGCTCCGATCGGGCTCCGCTCTCGACGAAGCACAACGAGATCCTGAGCTACGGCTGCCTGACCCTGGTCCCGGAGCGCTTTGAAGCGATCTGGTTCGACGAACCCGTCCGGCTGACCCACCTGGAGTTCGAGCTGCTCCACTGCCTCCTGCAGCGCCACGGCCAAACCGTTGCCCCCTCACTGATCCTCAAGGAGGTCTGGGGCTACGAGCCGGACGACGACATCGAAACCATCCGCGTTCACGTGCGGCACCTGCGCACCAAGCTCGAGCCCGATCCCCGCAAGCCCCGCTTCATCAAGACCGTCTACGGCGCCGGCTACTGCCTGGAACTCCCCAGTGGAGACAACCAGGAAGCGCTCGCCCAACTGGTGCAACAGGCCCGAGACAACCGCCGCACCGCCGCCTAG
- a CDS encoding ABC transporter ATP-binding protein, which translates to MAKADGGQPSLVAERLGFTWPTGHRALNHCNLTIPRPGLWMLVGGNGCGKSTLLRLIAGLLEPSQGQLQRPLKPALVFQNPDHQLLLPSCGSDLELSLPSSLTASERLERVHQVLQQVGLGGFRQRPIHSLSGGQKQRLAIAGALASDAQLLLMDEPTALLDETSQQEVISLIHQLCHRQEAPITALWITHRLEELSWCDGAALMERGSIGTWQTGSTVQNQLKPLATRKG; encoded by the coding sequence ATGGCTAAGGCGGATGGAGGGCAGCCTTCTCTGGTGGCCGAGCGGCTGGGATTCACCTGGCCGACCGGTCACCGCGCCCTCAATCACTGCAACCTCACCATTCCCCGCCCCGGGCTTTGGATGCTGGTGGGCGGGAATGGCTGCGGCAAGAGCACCCTGCTGCGCCTGATCGCTGGCCTCCTTGAGCCCAGCCAAGGCCAGCTCCAGCGACCACTCAAACCGGCCCTGGTCTTTCAGAACCCGGACCACCAACTCCTGCTACCCAGCTGCGGCAGCGATCTCGAGCTCTCGCTTCCCAGCAGCCTCACGGCGAGCGAGCGACTCGAACGGGTCCATCAGGTCCTCCAGCAGGTGGGACTGGGGGGCTTTCGCCAACGGCCCATCCACAGCCTCAGCGGGGGACAAAAGCAACGGCTCGCCATCGCGGGAGCCCTGGCGAGCGATGCCCAACTCCTGCTGATGGATGAACCCACCGCGCTCCTAGATGAAACCAGTCAGCAGGAGGTCATCAGCCTGATTCACCAGCTCTGCCACCGGCAGGAGGCACCGATCACCGCCCTCTGGATCACCCATCGATTGGAGGAACTGAGCTGGTGCGACGGAGCCGCCCTGATGGAGCGCGGCAGCATCGGCACCTGGCAGACCGGCTCGACGGTGCAAAACCAGCTCAAGCCCCTTGCGACGAGGAAGGGCTGA
- a CDS encoding DNA polymerase III subunit delta' has protein sequence MAELFEDLLGQSQAVALLRAGLQQQRLAPAYLFCGPDGVGRRLAALRFLEGAIAGLDGSPSVRRRLQDGNHPDLLWVEPTYSEKGQLVPASQAEAAGVSRKAPPQLRLEQVRAVSQFLARRPVESSRCLVVMETVEAMAEGAANALLKTLEEPGDGMLILLTAYPDRLLSTIRSRCQSIPFGRLDPQTLEAVLQRHGHGGITQAGDPPELLELAAGSPGALLEQRAQWQSLPEGLTDRCSAFSAPNGAQTPMVALSLARDLCEVLDVEQQLWLLDWWQLHLWRQRQDPSPLKRLEQLRSQLRSYVQPRLAWEVALLSLAGVGLGSA, from the coding sequence ATGGCTGAGCTGTTTGAGGACCTGCTGGGGCAATCCCAAGCGGTAGCGCTGCTGCGGGCTGGTCTGCAGCAGCAGCGCCTGGCGCCGGCCTATCTGTTCTGCGGTCCCGATGGAGTGGGTCGCCGTTTGGCGGCCTTGCGCTTCCTGGAGGGAGCCATTGCGGGGCTGGATGGCTCACCTTCGGTGAGACGTCGGCTGCAGGACGGCAACCATCCCGACCTGCTCTGGGTGGAGCCCACTTATTCGGAGAAGGGACAGTTGGTTCCTGCGTCCCAGGCCGAAGCCGCTGGCGTGAGCCGAAAGGCGCCCCCGCAGCTGCGGCTGGAGCAGGTCCGGGCCGTCTCCCAGTTTTTGGCCCGCCGGCCGGTGGAGTCCTCCCGTTGCCTGGTGGTGATGGAAACCGTGGAGGCGATGGCCGAAGGAGCCGCCAATGCCCTCCTGAAAACCCTCGAGGAACCCGGCGACGGGATGCTGATCCTGCTGACGGCCTACCCGGATCGCCTGCTCAGCACGATTCGCTCGCGCTGTCAGTCGATTCCCTTTGGGCGGCTGGATCCCCAGACGTTGGAGGCGGTGCTGCAGCGCCATGGCCATGGGGGGATCACCCAGGCTGGTGATCCGCCGGAGTTGCTCGAACTCGCGGCGGGTTCACCGGGGGCGCTGCTGGAGCAACGGGCGCAATGGCAGTCCCTGCCGGAGGGGTTGACCGATCGCTGCAGTGCGTTTTCGGCCCCCAATGGTGCGCAGACCCCGATGGTGGCCCTGTCCTTGGCCCGCGATCTCTGTGAGGTGCTGGATGTGGAGCAGCAGCTCTGGCTGCTGGACTGGTGGCAGCTCCACCTCTGGCGCCAACGGCAGGACCCTTCTCCGCTAAAGCGTCTGGAGCAACTCAGGTCTCAACTGCGCAGTTACGTCCAGCCGCGCTTGGCCTGGGAGGTGGCGCTGCTGTCGCTTGCGGGGGTGGGATTGGGCAGCGCCTAG
- the tmk gene encoding dTMP kinase, with protein sequence MTKRGRFLVLEGIDGCGKTTQIEALKAWLPASGLMPEGAQLLVTREPGGTALGQALRQLLLHPPGEAAPESTAELLLYAADRAQHVQQRITPALAAGHWVLSDRFVGSTAAYQGYGRGLSLDLIDQLAAIATAGVQPDLTALLEIPLAESLRRRGHRPADRIEASGEAFLARVCAGFSALAQQHGWCRIEASQSPEAVSRALQVAIEEVCRSDG encoded by the coding sequence ATGACTAAGCGCGGGCGCTTTCTGGTGCTGGAGGGCATCGACGGGTGTGGCAAGACCACCCAGATCGAAGCCCTCAAAGCGTGGCTCCCCGCGAGTGGTCTGATGCCCGAGGGCGCACAACTGCTGGTGACGCGAGAGCCGGGGGGGACGGCCCTGGGACAGGCCTTGCGTCAGCTGTTGCTGCATCCTCCGGGGGAGGCGGCTCCCGAGTCCACGGCGGAGCTGCTGCTCTACGCGGCCGATCGCGCTCAGCATGTGCAGCAGCGCATTACGCCGGCCCTGGCGGCGGGCCATTGGGTGCTGAGCGATCGCTTTGTGGGATCGACGGCGGCTTACCAGGGCTATGGCCGCGGCTTGTCCCTGGACTTGATTGATCAGCTCGCCGCAATTGCCACGGCTGGGGTGCAGCCGGACCTCACGGCCCTGTTGGAGATCCCCTTGGCGGAGTCCTTGCGCCGGCGGGGCCACCGCCCGGCCGACCGCATCGAAGCCAGCGGCGAGGCCTTCTTGGCGCGGGTTTGCGCGGGCTTTAGTGCCTTGGCTCAGCAACACGGCTGGTGCCGCATTGAGGCCAGCCAATCGCCTGAGGCGGTTAGCCGGGCCCTGCAGGTGGCGATTGAGGAGGTCTGCCGCAGCGATGGCTGA